The Paraphotobacterium marinum genome contains a region encoding:
- the galU gene encoding UTP--glucose-1-phosphate uridylyltransferase GalU produces MNKKIDTAVIPVAGLGTRMLPATKAIPKEMLPVVDIPLIQYIVEECYAAGIRNIIFVTHSSKNAIEDHFDLSFELETTLEKRVKRQILSEIQTIKPQDLTIMSVRQGHAKGLGHAILCAKNLVKNNPFAVVLPDVLINKYNCDLLKENLSEMVSLYNAKGIPQIMVEPVEYSEVEKYGIVGLNNNSNCIVNDLIEKPPVDKAPSNLSIVGRYILPAEILNILEHTPVGAGDEIQLTDAIKVLLTTHEIHAYKLIGNSFDCGDKAGYFAANIEYALKHPSLGNKFKNALQNSLKNS; encoded by the coding sequence ATGAACAAAAAAATTGATACTGCTGTTATACCTGTTGCAGGATTAGGTACAAGAATGCTCCCAGCAACTAAAGCAATTCCAAAAGAAATGTTACCAGTAGTTGATATTCCACTGATACAATATATTGTTGAAGAATGCTACGCCGCGGGTATCAGAAATATTATTTTTGTTACACATTCTTCAAAAAATGCAATTGAAGATCATTTCGACTTATCTTTTGAACTAGAAACTACTTTAGAGAAAAGAGTAAAAAGACAGATACTATCAGAAATACAGACAATAAAGCCTCAGGACTTAACAATTATGTCTGTAAGACAAGGTCACGCAAAGGGACTAGGGCATGCTATTTTGTGTGCTAAAAATTTGGTTAAAAATAACCCTTTTGCTGTTGTTTTACCAGACGTTTTAATCAATAAATATAATTGTGATTTGTTAAAAGAAAATTTATCGGAAATGGTATCTTTATATAATGCAAAGGGTATACCTCAAATAATGGTAGAACCAGTAGAGTATTCTGAAGTTGAAAAATATGGAATTGTGGGTCTAAATAATAATAGTAATTGTATTGTTAATGATTTAATTGAAAAGCCTCCAGTAGATAAGGCACCTTCAAATTTATCAATTGTTGGTAGATACATATTACCTGCTGAAATTTTAAACATTTTAGAACATACACCTGTCGGAGCTGGTGATGAAATTCAACTGACAGATGCTATTAAAGTGTTACTAACTACTCATGAAATACATGCATATAAATTGATAGGTAATAGTTTTGATTGTGGTGATAAAGCAGGATATTTTGCTGCAAATATAGAGTATGCTTTAAAACATCCTAGCTTGGGAAATAAATTTAAAAATGCTCTTCAAAATTCATTAAAAAATTCTTAA